In Candidatus Hydrothermales bacterium, a genomic segment contains:
- a CDS encoding TIGR00269 family protein: MRCKICKEKACIKIRRQNLSLCKDHFVERFESETKRIIKKYKMFTYEDKIGVAVSGGKDSLSLLYVLNKLGYNTLGIHINLGIFKENYSNNSEVYVRNFMEKFNIPVLIYNLKENQEKGIEDIVKEKWRDKPCAVCGAVKRYLMNILALKNNCTVLATGHNLDDESARLFGNVIYWQEEHLEHQELTLPEENGLLKKIKPFFLFTEKEIALYAILNKIDYIRDECPYSVGAKTLKYKSILNSLENDSPGTKYRFLIGFYNFKKKIDKKVLKTFKGTNKCIQCGMPTKREVCTFCTIFEKHPFKISLNVNK; this comes from the coding sequence ATGAGATGCAAGATATGTAAAGAAAAAGCCTGTATAAAAATAAGAAGACAAAACCTTTCACTATGCAAAGATCACTTTGTAGAAAGATTTGAGTCTGAAACTAAAAGAATAATAAAAAAATATAAGATGTTTACTTATGAAGATAAAATAGGCGTAGCTGTCTCAGGCGGAAAAGATTCCCTGTCACTTCTTTATGTCCTTAATAAACTTGGATACAATACTCTCGGAATTCATATAAATTTAGGTATATTTAAAGAAAATTATTCAAATAATTCAGAAGTTTATGTGAGAAATTTTATGGAGAAGTTTAATATACCTGTTTTGATCTATAATTTAAAAGAAAATCAGGAAAAGGGAATAGAGGATATTGTAAAGGAAAAGTGGAGAGATAAACCCTGTGCTGTTTGTGGAGCAGTAAAGAGATATTTGATGAATATTCTCGCTTTAAAAAATAACTGTACTGTTCTTGCAACAGGACATAATCTTGATGATGAGTCTGCAAGACTCTTTGGGAATGTAATTTACTGGCAAGAGGAACACTTAGAACATCAAGAACTAACCTTACCTGAAGAAAATGGTCTTTTAAAAAAAATTAAACCTTTTTTCCTTTTTACTGAAAAGGAGATAGCCCTTTATGCAATTTTAAATAAGATCGATTATATAAGAGATGAGTGTCCCTATTCTGTTGGCGCTAAAACCCTAAAATATAAAAGCATACTAAACTCACTCGAAAATGACTCTCCTGGCACAAAATATAGATTCCTCATCGGTTTTTATAACTTTAAAAAGAAGATAGATAAAAAAGTTTTAAAAACTTTCAAAGGTACAAATAAATGTATTCAATGTGGTATGCCTACTAAAAGAGAAGTTTGTACATTTTGCACAATTTTTGAAAAACATCCCTTCAAGATTTCTTTAAATGTCAATAAATAA
- a CDS encoding glycosyltransferase family 2 protein codes for MSINKEKIFVVIPAYNEKESLYRVISETKDILPESKIVVVDDGSDPPVRIIKNPKLNLLRHEYNMGYGASLMSGIEFSISSGAEIIITIDADGQHFPRRIPDFLNKIEKNDFVSGSRYHPLSLRLSDSPSDRRIINMIITKILNELTGFNLTDSFCGFKCYKSHVFEYFAPEEKGYGFPLEFWYHAYKFKFKFEEVPCELYYPLRKEFPGDLKDVKKRLKYYLEILEKKFKVKLVEKGLKMLKEYLKSN; via the coding sequence ATGTCAATAAATAAAGAAAAAATTTTTGTTGTAATTCCTGCTTATAATGAGAAAGAATCGCTTTATAGAGTTATTTCTGAAACAAAAGATATTTTACCTGAATCAAAAATAGTTGTGGTAGATGACGGTTCTGATCCACCAGTTAGAATTATTAAAAATCCAAAGCTCAATTTACTTAGGCATGAATACAATATGGGATACGGGGCAAGCTTAATGAGCGGAATAGAATTTTCAATATCTAGCGGCGCTGAAATAATAATAACCATAGACGCAGATGGACAGCATTTTCCAAGAAGAATTCCAGATTTTCTTAATAAAATTGAAAAAAATGACTTTGTATCCGGCTCAAGATATCATCCTCTTTCCCTTAGACTTTCAGATTCTCCTAGCGACAGAAGAATCATAAACATGATAATTACAAAGATTTTAAATGAACTAACAGGCTTTAATTTAACAGACTCTTTTTGTGGCTTTAAATGTTATAAAAGCCATGTTTTTGAGTATTTTGCCCCAGAGGAAAAGGGTTACGGTTTTCCCCTTGAGTTTTGGTATCATGCCTATAAGTTTAAATTTAAATTCGAAGAAGTTCCATGTGAGCTTTATTATCCCCTAAGAAAAGAATTTCCAGGAGATTTAAAGGATGTAAAAAAAAGACTTAAGTATTACCTTGAAATTCTCGAAAAAAAATTTAAGGTGAAACTTGTTGAAAAAGGATTAAAGATGTTAAAAGAATATTTAAAAAGTAATTAA
- the bshB1 gene encoding bacillithiol biosynthesis deacetylase BshB1 — MSKVLIAFGAHPDDVELSIGGFIAKLSKAGYKVVICDLTNGEPTPFGDPETRKKEAEEAAKILGVERVTLDLPNRFLMDNVESRIKVAEIIREYKPEVILTHHGDDQHPDHIEARKIVQAARFYSKFTKVNWKGTPFYPPKLIFFHASHKRKVYHPHIVVDITDTFDIKMKAVDSYKSQFGLYEEKRREFLSVIETINKFYGRLIGVHYGEILLLEEPLPLRNLSVLFD, encoded by the coding sequence ATGAGTAAGGTTCTTATTGCTTTTGGAGCACATCCGGATGATGTGGAGTTATCAATTGGTGGTTTTATTGCAAAACTATCAAAGGCAGGTTATAAGGTGGTAATATGTGATTTAACAAACGGTGAACCCACTCCCTTTGGCGATCCAGAGACAAGAAAAAAAGAAGCAGAGGAGGCTGCAAAGATTTTGGGTGTAGAGCGAGTTACTCTTGATTTACCTAATAGATTCTTAATGGATAACGTTGAATCGAGAATTAAAGTGGCTGAAATAATAAGAGAATATAAACCTGAGGTTATTCTTACCCATCATGGGGATGATCAACATCCAGATCATATAGAGGCAAGAAAAATTGTTCAAGCTGCCAGGTTCTATTCAAAGTTTACAAAGGTGAATTGGAAAGGTACTCCCTTTTATCCTCCGAAACTAATTTTTTTTCATGCCTCCCACAAAAGAAAGGTATATCATCCTCATATTGTTGTCGATATAACAGATACTTTTGATATAAAAATGAAAGCAGTAGACTCCTATAAATCTCAATTTGGCTTATATGAGGAAAAAAGAAGGGAGTTTCTAAGTGTTATTGAGACTATCAATAAATTTTACGGAAGACTGATAGGGGTCCATTATGGCGAAATTCTTTTATTAGAAGAACCGTTGCCTCTTAGAAATCTCTCTGTTCTATTCGATTAA
- a CDS encoding CdaR family protein, protein MKKRDIVEILIAIPVGVLIWFFTVTEKNYTVKRDINIEYVGLPDSLTFLEPPPKKITATIKANGRNLLILKIFKPKIFLRFENPIKGKNTYEIQSLILDVPNFVKIDELKFEQNFISVKLDKKVEKKVPVSVRIKGTPRAGYTVKSKKFEGDVKLIGPLTLLLGIDSIRTNFVSVEKREKSFVEKVKVISPSQVVKVYPESVKVTIEIEKLEERDFFNVPYIVLTPKNYKAITKPEKLFVRIRGPESFVKNLELSNINVIVNALNFPEGEFFLTPKVRVPENLEVTKIEPENVIVKIIKSK, encoded by the coding sequence ATGAAAAAAAGAGATATAGTAGAAATCTTAATCGCTATTCCAGTTGGTGTTTTAATTTGGTTTTTTACAGTAACAGAAAAAAACTATACTGTGAAAAGAGATATAAATATTGAGTATGTTGGACTTCCTGACTCCCTTACCTTCCTTGAACCACCTCCTAAAAAAATAACTGCCACAATAAAAGCAAACGGCAGAAACCTTCTCATACTAAAAATTTTTAAACCTAAAATTTTTCTTAGGTTTGAAAATCCTATAAAAGGTAAGAACACATACGAAATACAAAGTCTTATACTTGATGTACCCAATTTTGTAAAGATAGATGAACTTAAATTTGAACAAAATTTTATCAGTGTCAAGTTAGATAAAAAGGTTGAAAAAAAAGTGCCAGTGAGTGTTAGAATAAAGGGCACTCCAAGAGCTGGCTATACTGTTAAGTCAAAAAAGTTCGAGGGAGATGTTAAATTAATCGGCCCTCTCACACTTCTTTTAGGAATTGATAGTATAAGAACAAACTTTGTTTCAGTAGAAAAAAGAGAAAAAAGCTTTGTTGAAAAGGTGAAAGTAATATCTCCATCACAGGTTGTTAAGGTATATCCTGAGTCTGTAAAAGTTACCATAGAAATAGAAAAATTAGAAGAAAGAGACTTTTTTAATGTACCCTATATCGTTCTAACACCTAAAAATTATAAGGCAATAACTAAGCCTGAGAAACTATTTGTCAGAATAAGGGGACCTGAAAGCTTTGTAAAAAATTTAGAGCTAAGTAACATAAACGTAATAGTTAATGCATTAAATTTTCCTGAGGGAGAATTTTTTTTAACACCTAAAGTTAGAGTACCAGAAAACCTAGAAGTAACTAAAATTGAACCAGAAAACGTTATAGTAAAGATTATAAAGTCAAAGTAG
- a CDS encoding macro domain-containing protein, whose translation MEIKYIKEKTISDKKVYICQGDITELNVEALVNPANERLKHMGGLAAHIVRKGGKIIQEESDKIGYCKVGEAVVTTGGNLKAKYVIHTVGPRWGEGNEEEKLKSAVRSSLSKGEDLKIKSIAIPAISTGIFGFPKDVATKIIVDTVKNFLENEAKSLKEVFLCDIDEKTVQYFENYL comes from the coding sequence ATGGAAATTAAATACATTAAAGAAAAGACAATAAGTGACAAAAAGGTATATATATGTCAGGGGGATATAACAGAACTAAATGTGGAGGCATTAGTCAACCCTGCTAACGAGAGACTAAAGCATATGGGCGGTCTTGCTGCCCATATCGTGAGAAAAGGGGGAAAAATAATTCAAGAGGAAAGTGATAAGATAGGCTACTGTAAAGTAGGAGAGGCAGTTGTAACAACTGGAGGTAATCTAAAAGCAAAATATGTAATACATACGGTTGGTCCGAGGTGGGGAGAGGGAAATGAGGAAGAAAAACTAAAAAGTGCAGTGAGAAGCTCCCTTAGTAAAGGTGAAGACCTAAAAATAAAAAGCATAGCAATACCTGCTATTTCAACCGGAATATTTGGCTTTCCTAAGGACGTTGCCACAAAAATTATAGTAGATACCGTAAAAAACTTTTTAGAAAACGAAGCTAAGAGCCTTAAAGAAGTTTTCCTATGTGATATAGATGAGAAAACAGTTCAGTATTTTGAAAATTATCTCTAA
- the sucC gene encoding ADP-forming succinate--CoA ligase subunit beta, whose amino-acid sequence MKLLEYQGRLLFEKYNIPVKRGEVAYTPGEAFEIHKNLGVKEVVIKAQVPVGGRGKAGGIKLSDSPEKTRKLAEEILSLTIKSIKVKKVLVAESVNILKEMYVSLTLDRRSGEILLMAIKEGGVEVEEIAKERPESIYSDYIPIMRGISPYQLRRFSDFLLPENKELKKEAENILMNMYKLFKECYATLVEINPLGLGDDGKLWAVDSKIIIDDNALFKLPSFVPQRDMDYENIKEHEAKEHGLSYVKLEGKVGCVVNGAGLAMATMDTLKKFGGEPANFLDIGGSSSPEKVKAAMRILLSDANVKSVFLNIFGGITRCDDVARGLVEAFRELDPKVPIVIRLTGTNEEEARKIIESSGLNLYTAKTMDEGAKLACEMAEKT is encoded by the coding sequence ATGAAACTTCTTGAATATCAGGGAAGATTACTTTTTGAAAAATATAACATACCTGTTAAAAGGGGAGAAGTTGCTTACACACCTGGTGAAGCCTTTGAGATACACAAAAATTTAGGTGTAAAGGAAGTGGTAATAAAAGCTCAGGTTCCAGTAGGTGGTAGAGGAAAAGCAGGAGGTATAAAACTCTCTGATTCTCCAGAAAAAACAAGAAAACTTGCAGAGGAAATTTTATCTTTGACAATAAAGTCAATTAAAGTAAAAAAAGTTTTAGTTGCAGAATCAGTAAATATTTTAAAAGAAATGTACGTTTCCTTAACTTTAGATAGAAGATCAGGAGAGATTTTACTTATGGCAATAAAGGAAGGAGGGGTTGAAGTAGAGGAGATTGCTAAAGAAAGGCCTGAAAGTATTTATTCAGATTATATACCAATAATGAGGGGTATCTCACCCTATCAGTTAAGAAGGTTTTCTGATTTTCTTCTTCCTGAAAATAAGGAGTTAAAAAAAGAGGCTGAGAATATTTTGATGAATATGTATAAGCTTTTTAAAGAGTGTTATGCTACCTTAGTAGAGATAAATCCGTTAGGACTCGGTGATGATGGTAAGTTATGGGCTGTTGACTCAAAGATAATAATAGATGATAACGCTTTATTTAAATTACCCAGTTTTGTTCCACAGAGGGACATGGATTATGAAAATATAAAGGAGCATGAGGCAAAAGAGCATGGTCTATCTTACGTAAAGTTAGAAGGAAAAGTAGGTTGTGTAGTAAACGGGGCTGGTCTTGCAATGGCTACAATGGATACTTTGAAAAAATTTGGAGGTGAACCTGCCAACTTTCTTGATATCGGTGGATCTTCTTCACCTGAGAAGGTTAAGGCTGCGATGAGAATTCTTCTATCCGATGCTAACGTAAAGTCAGTTTTCCTCAATATTTTTGGTGGAATAACAAGGTGTGACGATGTAGCAAGAGGCCTTGTTGAAGCCTTTAGAGAGTTAGATCCGAAAGTTCCAATAGTTATAAGATTAACTGGGACTAACGAAGAAGAGGCAAGAAAAATAATTGAGAGTTCAGGGTTAAATCTTTATACGGCAAAAACAATGGATGAGGGTGCAAAATTAGCTTGTGAGATGGCAGAGAAAACATAA
- a CDS encoding aspartate-semialdehyde dehydrogenase, with protein MRVCVLGAGGIVGRTLLKVLEERNFPVDDIILFGTEEKELILEGKVFKIEKFRGKVPDCDIFFSCLEDEEAKEVVPEIVKRGKRVIDNSSAFRLEEGVPLVVPEVNKDHLKKSDLLIANPNCSTIQLVLSISPFLRFGIKKIFVSTYQSVSGAGKKGLYAYQKEKRGEILTNSPFPFKIFENLFPYVGEIKDGESKEERKIFLESRKILKNDNLEIYATCVRVPVPYVHSQSVFVEFEKEVSLDELKDEIEKRSYLVYDEIPVPNRYIDKDVVGVGRIRVRKNVLSFFSCMDNLRKGAATNAVQIGEFYV; from the coding sequence ATGAGAGTATGTGTTTTAGGAGCAGGCGGAATTGTAGGTAGAACTCTTTTGAAAGTTTTAGAAGAAAGAAATTTTCCCGTAGATGACATTATACTTTTTGGAACAGAAGAAAAGGAGTTAATTTTAGAGGGGAAGGTCTTTAAAATTGAAAAATTTAGGGGGAAGGTGCCAGATTGTGATATTTTCTTTTCTTGTTTAGAAGATGAAGAGGCCAAGGAAGTGGTGCCCGAGATAGTAAAAAGGGGAAAAAGGGTTATAGATAACTCATCAGCTTTTAGGCTAGAGGAGGGTGTTCCTCTTGTTGTTCCTGAGGTAAACAAAGATCATCTTAAAAAGAGTGATTTGCTTATTGCAAATCCAAATTGTTCTACAATTCAGCTTGTTCTTTCAATTTCACCCTTTCTGAGATTTGGTATTAAAAAAATATTTGTTTCAACTTACCAATCAGTTTCAGGTGCGGGAAAAAAGGGGCTTTATGCTTATCAAAAAGAAAAAAGGGGGGAGATTTTAACTAATAGTCCCTTTCCATTTAAGATATTTGAGAACCTTTTTCCCTATGTTGGCGAGATAAAAGATGGAGAGTCTAAGGAGGAGAGGAAAATTTTTTTAGAAAGTAGAAAAATTTTAAAAAATGATAATTTGGAGATTTATGCAACCTGTGTGAGGGTGCCTGTCCCTTACGTTCATTCTCAGTCTGTTTTTGTAGAGTTTGAAAAAGAGGTTAGTTTAGATGAATTAAAGGATGAGATTGAAAAAAGGAGTTATTTAGTTTATGATGAGATTCCGGTCCCTAATAGGTATATAGATAAAGATGTGGTAGGTGTTGGAAGGATAAGAGTAAGGAAAAATGTTTTGAGTTTCTTTTCCTGTATGGATAACTTAAGGAAGGGAGCTGCTACCAATGCAGTACAGATAGGTGAATTTTATGTCTGA